In a single window of the Thermoflexus sp. genome:
- a CDS encoding TIGR03617 family F420-dependent LLM class oxidoreductase — MRLDAHLHFDRLLEVPALAREAEALGFDGIWTHETRHDPFLPLALAAEHTHQITLGTGVAIAFARSPTVIAYTVWDLAAAAPGRVILGLGTQVKAHIERRFGMPWDPPVPKLRETVEAIRAVWACWQLGNRLNYRGRFFKLTLMSPFFDPGPIPDPRIPVVLAGVNPPLARLAGEVGDGFFVHPFHTPRYLREVLLPAIEAGARKAGRSRKDLTIVGSVLVITGRNEAEIREMREFVRAQVAFYGSTPSYRRVWSLHGWEAIGEELSALAARGRWEEMPSWISEDILEAFAIMAPPEAVWERLQAVYEGLLDRVILYRPFRLQDRDLWERILSARR; from the coding sequence ATGCGTCTCGATGCCCATCTCCATTTCGACCGGCTTCTGGAGGTCCCCGCGCTGGCCCGGGAGGCTGAGGCGCTGGGATTCGATGGGATCTGGACCCATGAGACCCGCCATGATCCGTTTCTTCCCCTCGCCCTGGCAGCAGAGCACACCCATCAGATCACCCTGGGGACGGGCGTGGCCATCGCCTTCGCCCGCAGCCCCACCGTCATCGCCTACACCGTGTGGGATCTGGCGGCGGCCGCCCCCGGCCGGGTGATCCTCGGCCTGGGCACTCAGGTGAAAGCGCATATCGAACGCCGCTTCGGCATGCCATGGGATCCCCCTGTTCCGAAACTTCGGGAGACCGTCGAGGCGATCCGCGCGGTCTGGGCGTGCTGGCAGCTGGGGAACCGTCTGAACTACCGGGGGCGGTTCTTTAAGCTGACCCTGATGTCGCCCTTTTTCGACCCCGGGCCGATCCCGGACCCCCGGATCCCCGTGGTGCTGGCCGGGGTGAACCCGCCGCTGGCCCGTCTGGCCGGGGAGGTTGGTGATGGGTTCTTCGTTCATCCCTTCCACACCCCGCGCTACCTGCGGGAAGTTCTGCTGCCGGCCATCGAAGCGGGGGCGCGGAAGGCGGGTCGGAGCCGGAAGGATCTCACGATCGTCGGCAGCGTGTTGGTGATCACCGGCCGGAATGAGGCGGAGATACGGGAGATGCGGGAATTCGTCCGCGCCCAGGTCGCCTTCTACGGTTCCACGCCCTCTTACCGTCGGGTGTGGTCGCTGCACGGGTGGGAGGCGATCGGGGAGGAGCTTTCCGCCCTCGCGGCGCGGGGTCGCTGGGAAGAGATGCCCTCTTGGATTTCGGAGGATATCCTGGAGGCTTTTGCTATCATGGCTCCGCCCGAAGCCGTCTGGGAGCGCCTGCAGGCCGTTTATGAAGGCCTGCTGGATCGGGTCATCCTGTATCGCCCTTTCCGGTTGCAGGATCGGGACCTATGGGAGAGGATCCTGAGCGCGCGTCGTTGA
- a CDS encoding phosphatase PAP2 family protein, translating to MRAYLPGYLVIGYTGAAWAAALGVILLRWGQVSTSRPFRIAGVLLLLGSGIGFFAGVPEIWTPGPAGTELSAMAGLAILGAWAVFRAWQMLAPFLPGGKRTRWTGAPPLFPSSREIDSSGAGVILPPPKTRDPGRQAGARWIQWGMGIAAILAIWRWDVPLFFAMNRYAGRTPGIDLLARLLINDYAVPTALAMLAWAMWLTGDPKRQAAVLRAILTVPLSGLIMEAMNALYFRPRPFTDHEVNLLFYHPSDSSFPSNAATVAWAIAVSLGTGDPKVGRVGMLLAAGISWARVYGGVHYPLDVLIGALLGAALSLGVTRGLQEWSIRIARQIGRHLSLPERPGGSP from the coding sequence ATGCGCGCCTATCTTCCCGGGTATCTGGTGATCGGTTATACAGGGGCGGCGTGGGCCGCTGCCCTGGGGGTGATCCTCCTGCGCTGGGGCCAGGTCTCCACCTCCCGGCCGTTTCGAATCGCCGGGGTTCTGCTCCTCCTGGGAAGCGGGATCGGGTTCTTCGCCGGGGTGCCGGAGATCTGGACCCCCGGACCAGCGGGCACGGAGCTCAGCGCGATGGCCGGGCTCGCCATCCTGGGGGCGTGGGCCGTCTTCCGGGCCTGGCAGATGCTTGCCCCGTTCCTTCCCGGCGGAAAGAGAACCCGCTGGACAGGGGCGCCTCCCCTCTTCCCTTCATCCCGGGAAATCGACTCGAGTGGGGCAGGCGTCATCCTCCCCCCGCCAAAGACACGGGATCCGGGGAGGCAGGCAGGAGCTCGCTGGATCCAATGGGGCATGGGGATCGCCGCGATCCTCGCCATCTGGCGCTGGGATGTCCCCTTGTTTTTCGCGATGAACCGGTATGCCGGGCGGACGCCCGGGATAGACCTGCTGGCGCGTTTGCTGATCAACGACTATGCTGTGCCCACCGCGCTGGCGATGCTGGCCTGGGCGATGTGGCTGACGGGAGATCCGAAGCGCCAGGCGGCCGTCCTGCGGGCCATCCTGACGGTTCCCCTCAGCGGTCTGATCATGGAGGCGATGAACGCCCTTTATTTCCGCCCCCGTCCCTTCACCGACCACGAGGTGAACCTGTTGTTTTATCACCCCTCGGATTCCTCTTTCCCGAGCAACGCCGCCACGGTTGCCTGGGCGATCGCCGTGTCCCTGGGGACCGGCGATCCGAAAGTGGGGCGGGTGGGGATGCTGCTGGCGGCGGGGATCAGCTGGGCCCGGGTTTACGGCGGGGTGCATTACCCGCTGGATGTGCTGATCGGGGCGCTGCTGGGCGCTGCGCTGAGCCTGGGGGTTACCCGCGGATTGCAGGAATGGAGCATCCGCATCGCGCGCCAGATCGGCCGACATCTGTCGCTCCCTGAACGCCCAGGGGGTTCGCCGTAA